A genomic stretch from Candidatus Methanomassiliicoccus intestinalis Issoire-Mx1 includes:
- a CDS encoding valine--tRNA ligase produces MTQYEAVSTEHKWQKYWKDNNLYRFDPESDKPVFSIDNPPRYTSGSLHLGHATGYSLIDFVARYKRMRGHNVFFPLCFDVNGTPTEIKVEKKYGITKLTVPRQKYIQLCSEFANSFIEEMTHQFEILGESMDPSIYFQTDAPYYRRITQITFLRLLEEGLVYKGTYPVNWCPSCITALADAEVEYKDNVTKLNYIKFRIKDEENDAIIATTRPELLCACQLIAVHPDDETKKDLIGKKLITPIYHKEIEVIADEKVDPSFGTGIVMICTIGDKTDLEWVMKYGLPLEKAIDEQGKMTALSGKYEGMSVPDAKASIIEDLKSEGLVIKQEDCPQSVGCCWRCHSPIEFLQVPQWFLKILDYKEDILKMAEEIDWHPQFMKVRLEDWINSLQWDWVISRQRFFATPIPIWECKTCGTVVPALESECYVDPTVDKPPVDRCPKCGGELVGCQDVFDTWMDSSISPLFNTFWGRDEKLFSKLFPMSLRTQSHDIIRTWAFYTMIRSHLITGQKPWDNIMIHGFIMSPDGTPMHSSLGNVIDPMPILEEYGADAMRYYACTCALGEDNAFREKDVIHGKRLCTKLWNIGKFTSMVVKEKPHQTNLHAVDLWILGKYSDTVEKVTELYENYQFDKAMREIEDFAWHEYADHYLEMIKHRTKNPDDGVLFTLYTVTLGIAKMFAPFLPHVTEDIYQDFKDMDGFKSIHVSEWPKPLELKDERENGDIVKEIISAVRSWKSENKIPLNQELKSIELIGPGATKLGEYAEDIRETSRALNLEMLHDAELEEEVCAIKPIKSKIGPAFKTQGKEILQILSSMDPQKAAESLKSGPLVLNMSDGSIVSIPNEFIELERKLMLMGQSVETIQIGDILIAISQ; encoded by the coding sequence ATGACCCAATATGAAGCTGTCTCTACTGAGCATAAGTGGCAAAAATACTGGAAAGATAATAATCTTTATAGATTTGATCCAGAATCAGATAAGCCAGTATTTAGCATTGACAATCCTCCCCGGTATACATCGGGATCTCTTCATCTAGGACATGCTACTGGCTATTCTCTAATAGACTTTGTAGCGCGTTACAAAAGAATGCGCGGGCATAATGTGTTTTTCCCACTGTGTTTTGATGTCAACGGGACGCCCACAGAGATCAAAGTTGAGAAAAAATATGGAATCACTAAACTTACTGTTCCACGTCAAAAATATATCCAGCTGTGTTCTGAATTTGCCAATTCATTCATTGAAGAAATGACGCACCAATTTGAGATTCTAGGCGAAAGCATGGATCCATCCATATATTTTCAGACGGATGCGCCATATTATCGCAGAATTACACAGATCACATTCCTAAGATTATTGGAAGAGGGATTAGTCTACAAAGGGACGTATCCAGTTAATTGGTGTCCCTCCTGCATAACTGCACTTGCTGATGCAGAAGTGGAGTACAAAGATAACGTTACTAAGCTCAATTACATAAAATTTAGAATAAAAGATGAAGAAAACGATGCAATTATAGCCACAACACGTCCTGAACTACTATGTGCATGTCAGCTAATTGCGGTTCATCCAGATGATGAGACTAAAAAGGATCTGATTGGTAAAAAACTCATAACTCCGATATATCACAAAGAAATCGAAGTAATCGCTGATGAAAAAGTCGACCCGTCATTTGGTACTGGAATAGTCATGATCTGCACAATAGGTGATAAAACAGACCTGGAGTGGGTAATGAAATATGGACTTCCTCTTGAGAAGGCAATTGATGAGCAGGGCAAGATGACTGCGTTGTCTGGAAAATATGAAGGAATGAGTGTACCAGATGCTAAAGCTTCAATAATTGAAGATTTAAAATCGGAAGGACTTGTCATCAAACAAGAAGATTGCCCTCAAAGTGTTGGATGCTGCTGGAGATGTCACTCTCCGATAGAATTCCTGCAGGTTCCTCAGTGGTTTCTAAAGATCTTGGATTATAAAGAAGATATTCTGAAAATGGCTGAAGAGATCGACTGGCATCCGCAGTTCATGAAAGTCAGACTTGAGGATTGGATAAACAGTCTTCAGTGGGATTGGGTCATATCGAGACAAAGGTTTTTTGCAACGCCTATTCCAATATGGGAGTGTAAAACCTGCGGAACAGTAGTTCCTGCATTGGAATCTGAGTGTTATGTAGACCCCACTGTAGATAAGCCACCAGTTGACCGCTGCCCTAAATGCGGCGGAGAATTAGTAGGCTGCCAAGATGTGTTTGACACATGGATGGATTCCAGCATATCTCCGTTGTTCAATACATTCTGGGGACGTGACGAGAAACTGTTCTCAAAGTTATTCCCAATGTCCTTAAGGACTCAGAGTCATGATATTATCAGAACCTGGGCATTTTACACGATGATCCGTAGCCATTTAATAACTGGACAAAAACCATGGGATAATATCATGATCCATGGGTTTATAATGTCTCCAGACGGAACACCAATGCACTCTTCTTTAGGTAATGTTATTGATCCTATGCCGATACTTGAAGAGTACGGTGCAGATGCAATGCGTTACTACGCGTGCACCTGTGCGCTAGGCGAAGACAATGCATTCAGAGAAAAAGATGTAATCCACGGAAAGAGACTTTGTACAAAACTATGGAACATCGGCAAGTTTACATCAATGGTTGTTAAAGAAAAACCGCATCAGACAAATCTTCATGCAGTAGACCTCTGGATCTTAGGAAAATACTCAGATACTGTAGAAAAAGTTACCGAGCTGTATGAAAACTATCAGTTCGACAAAGCAATGAGAGAAATCGAAGATTTTGCCTGGCACGAATATGCTGATCATTATCTGGAAATGATAAAACACAGAACTAAAAATCCGGATGATGGTGTTCTATTTACGCTGTATACAGTAACTCTGGGCATTGCAAAGATGTTTGCTCCTTTCCTTCCTCATGTCACAGAGGATATTTATCAGGATTTCAAGGACATGGATGGATTCAAGAGCATACACGTATCTGAATGGCCTAAACCTCTTGAATTAAAGGACGAAAGGGAAAACGGAGATATTGTAAAGGAGATAATCTCGGCTGTAAGATCTTGGAAATCCGAAAATAAGATCCCCCTGAATCAAGAGCTCAAATCCATTGAACTTATTGGTCCGGGAGCGACAAAATTAGGTGAATATGCTGAAGATATCAGAGAGACTTCTCGGGCTTTGAATCTAGAAATGCTGCATGACGCAGAACTTGAAGAGGAAGTTTGCGCTATAAAACCAATCAAGTCTAAGATTGGCCCCGCCTTTAAAACACAAGGTAAAGAGATTCTGCAGATATTATCATCAATGGATCCTCAAAAGGCAGCAGAATCTCTTAAGTCTGGACCATTGGTTCTAAACATGTCTGATGGCAGCATAGTTTCTATACCAAATGAGTTCATCGAATTAGAAAGAAAACTAATGCTGATGGGACAATCTGTTGAGACTATTCAAATCGGAGATATTCTCATAGCAATTTCACAATAG
- a CDS encoding CBS domain-containing protein, translating to MNTQEVAGLKKRERLRSLLEKIKVEDFVQKDFEYVGSDEQLSEIITKMGQYDLHEIPVSNDGKELLGIVSYRTLLKRRNLPVETKANTLMVMPQEITLDSTVMDIAEAFVASGYRHIPVRKGQNIIGVVSRTDLINIAAGIKEFSDILVEDIMTGDVHTVLSEDSVEVALRSMRAHTLQTLPVIDKEGRLTGIVGIKQVANYNWRKKQRESSGEVSGQSEPVDMTVSSVALDSVRTIGPRAYIGTAIQEMVKYNISTLPVVSESGNLEGILSKYDIVELIASLKERDMVYTQIAGMDQEDKFALESIEREISASLQKIAKISKPTMFTMHVTKYHAQGVNFKYSLNGRMMVGDKTLVASAVDWDIVKATQDLMERFERMVIGQKEEKLDRRKKIRSIGHW from the coding sequence ATGAACACACAGGAAGTAGCGGGACTTAAAAAACGGGAAAGGCTCAGGTCCCTTCTGGAGAAGATAAAAGTTGAAGATTTTGTCCAGAAGGATTTCGAGTATGTAGGGTCCGACGAGCAGCTCTCTGAGATTATCACAAAAATGGGACAGTATGATCTCCATGAAATCCCAGTGAGTAATGACGGAAAGGAGTTACTCGGCATAGTAAGCTACAGAACTCTTCTGAAGCGTAGGAATTTACCAGTTGAAACGAAAGCAAACACACTAATGGTAATGCCTCAGGAGATAACACTAGACTCTACAGTGATGGACATCGCAGAAGCTTTCGTTGCTTCCGGATATAGACACATACCAGTTAGAAAAGGACAGAATATTATCGGGGTCGTGTCTCGTACCGACTTAATAAACATTGCAGCTGGAATAAAAGAATTCTCAGACATCTTAGTTGAAGACATTATGACTGGAGATGTTCATACAGTCCTATCTGAGGATTCGGTAGAAGTTGCACTCAGATCAATGAGGGCACACACTCTTCAAACACTACCAGTCATTGATAAAGAGGGCAGGCTTACAGGCATAGTCGGCATCAAGCAGGTTGCTAACTATAACTGGAGAAAAAAACAGAGAGAAAGCAGCGGAGAAGTATCTGGTCAAAGCGAGCCAGTAGACATGACGGTATCTTCAGTCGCACTTGATTCTGTCCGTACTATCGGACCCAGGGCATACATAGGTACTGCTATCCAGGAAATGGTTAAATACAATATTTCAACCCTTCCAGTGGTATCAGAATCTGGAAACCTGGAAGGAATCCTGTCCAAATACGACATTGTAGAACTGATCGCTTCTCTAAAAGAACGTGATATGGTTTATACCCAAATTGCAGGTATGGACCAGGAAGATAAGTTCGCTCTTGAGTCTATCGAGAGGGAGATCTCCGCATCATTACAAAAAATAGCAAAAATTTCCAAGCCAACAATGTTTACAATGCATGTCACTAAGTATCATGCACAAGGTGTAAACTTCAAATATTCCCTCAACGGGCGTATGATGGTTGGAGATAAAACATTAGTTGCATCTGCGGTCGATTGGGATATTGTCAAGGCCACCCAGGATCTTATGGAAAGATTCGAAAGGATGGTTATTGGACAGAAAGAAGAAAAGTTAGACCGTCGCAAGAAAATAAGGAGTATTGGACACTGGTAA
- the glyS gene encoding glycine--tRNA ligase produces the protein MDSSDILSLCKRRGFLFPSYEIYGGVAGMYDYGPLGSTLKNNIMEVWRRLYTLGEGFIEIDSETVGPEIVFKASGHVDEFADKMVKCTACDEAFRADHLVKGLHPNPDTLDEAALDKLIKENNVVCPTCKGVLSSVEEFNLMFKTTIGPGSGRTGYLRPETAQGIFVNFPNLYRYNREKLPLGVIQTGRGYRNEISPRQGIIRLREFNMMECELFVDPEDKTWPRFEDIKDEILTLHAADGRDLKISVEDAVNQKIICNEVLAYFVWLTQAFLTSVGIDREKLRFRQHEHDEMAHYASDCWDAEVMLSYGWTEIVGIADRGCWDLSRHAQFSSSDMTAFKRFETPKEIDKDVIKPKYGALGPKFKNQAKAIGAAMEETDPSSIKDGIVSVTVDGESYSLGTEFYDIGRMKVTVTGERVTPHVIEPSHGLDRIIYSVLEHSYYMRDKEDQTVLKLPSAVAPIKVGVFPLMPKEDLEKVAKQIDMDIRYSGIESYYDSTGSIGKRYARMDEVGTPWCITVDYQTLEDGTVTLRERDSTEQIRIEYMGAAEIINAVLCGADFKKFEVILDKN, from the coding sequence ATGGATTCTTCAGATATTCTTTCCCTGTGTAAACGAAGGGGTTTTCTTTTTCCATCATACGAAATATATGGTGGAGTTGCTGGAATGTATGATTATGGACCGCTTGGTTCAACTCTAAAGAACAATATCATGGAAGTCTGGCGCAGACTCTATACACTTGGAGAAGGATTTATTGAAATCGACTCCGAAACTGTAGGTCCAGAGATCGTGTTCAAAGCATCTGGTCATGTAGATGAATTTGCAGACAAGATGGTTAAATGCACAGCATGTGATGAAGCATTTCGTGCAGATCATCTGGTGAAGGGGCTCCATCCAAATCCGGATACACTTGATGAAGCTGCCTTGGATAAACTGATAAAAGAAAATAATGTAGTATGCCCCACGTGCAAGGGCGTCTTGTCATCTGTAGAAGAGTTTAATCTGATGTTTAAAACAACAATCGGACCTGGGAGCGGGCGTACCGGCTATCTGAGGCCTGAAACTGCACAGGGAATTTTCGTAAATTTCCCAAATCTTTACAGATATAACAGGGAAAAACTACCTCTTGGAGTCATTCAGACTGGAAGAGGATATAGGAATGAGATTTCTCCAAGACAGGGTATAATCAGGTTACGCGAGTTCAATATGATGGAATGTGAACTTTTCGTAGATCCAGAAGATAAAACATGGCCGCGATTTGAAGATATTAAAGATGAAATCTTGACACTGCATGCTGCAGATGGAAGGGACCTGAAGATCTCGGTTGAAGATGCAGTAAATCAGAAAATAATCTGCAATGAAGTTTTGGCATATTTTGTCTGGCTCACCCAGGCTTTTCTGACCAGCGTGGGAATTGATAGGGAAAAACTGAGATTCAGACAGCATGAGCACGATGAAATGGCACACTATGCTTCAGACTGCTGGGATGCTGAAGTAATGTTATCATATGGCTGGACAGAAATTGTAGGTATCGCAGACCGTGGCTGCTGGGATCTTTCAAGGCACGCACAGTTTTCCAGCTCCGATATGACTGCATTTAAGAGGTTTGAAACTCCCAAAGAAATCGATAAAGATGTTATAAAACCTAAATACGGTGCCCTTGGTCCAAAATTCAAAAATCAGGCAAAAGCCATAGGTGCTGCGATGGAAGAAACCGATCCATCTTCGATAAAAGACGGCATTGTATCTGTAACTGTAGACGGCGAATCATACTCATTAGGAACTGAATTTTATGATATCGGTCGTATGAAGGTTACAGTAACTGGTGAGAGAGTAACCCCGCACGTGATAGAGCCTTCACATGGTCTGGATAGGATCATATATTCCGTTCTCGAACATTCATATTATATGAGAGACAAGGAAGATCAGACAGTTCTTAAACTTCCATCTGCTGTAGCTCCTATAAAAGTCGGAGTGTTTCCGCTTATGCCCAAAGAAGATCTGGAAAAAGTTGCTAAGCAGATCGATATGGATATAAGATACAGCGGTATAGAATCGTATTATGATTCTACCGGTTCAATAGGCAAACGCTACGCTAGAATGGATGAAGTTGGAACTCCTTGGTGCATTACTGTAGATTATCAGACTCTTGAAGACGGAACTGTAACCCTGCGTGAAAGAGACAGTACTGAACAGATACGTATTGAGTACATGGGTGCAGCAGAGATAATCAATGCCGTACTTTGCGGAGCTGATTTTAAAAAATTTGAAGTAATCTTAGATAAAAACTAA
- a CDS encoding CBS domain-containing protein, translating to MTKIKDVMTHNPIVSQVPGSRTDVIKLMVTHNLTGIPIVKKDGGELVGMITRDDIFTKPDEDQLAIIMKKNPETLSPDDSIEYAAERILETHVTHMPVVENKHLVGILTPTDLLHEVEKRGGNISVEDVAISPCVPIFQDSPLRVALATFRASNVNALPTLDENGRLSGILTDRDIFNKSLINGSSTITAMGIASDEDEWSWEGLKGVMKMWFEISKVELPAIPVRDIMIPHPTTVFSKTSVVESARIMRRNDFGQLPVVDSKDVLIGMLYDTDIISELVQ from the coding sequence ATGACAAAAATTAAAGATGTAATGACGCACAATCCAATTGTCTCACAGGTGCCAGGCTCTCGTACTGATGTCATAAAACTGATGGTCACCCACAACCTCACAGGTATTCCGATTGTGAAAAAGGATGGAGGGGAACTTGTAGGCATGATAACTCGTGATGACATCTTTACAAAACCAGATGAGGATCAGCTTGCAATAATCATGAAGAAAAATCCAGAGACTCTGTCACCAGACGATTCAATAGAATATGCAGCCGAGAGAATCTTGGAAACACATGTTACTCACATGCCAGTAGTTGAAAATAAGCATTTGGTTGGGATTCTGACACCTACTGATCTTCTTCATGAAGTAGAAAAACGAGGTGGAAACATCTCTGTCGAAGATGTTGCTATATCTCCATGCGTTCCAATCTTTCAAGACTCTCCTCTGAGAGTAGCATTGGCCACTTTTCGTGCCAGTAATGTAAATGCTCTTCCAACATTGGATGAAAACGGCAGACTTTCTGGAATTCTGACTGATCGCGATATATTCAATAAGAGCCTGATAAATGGATCCAGCACAATTACCGCCATGGGAATCGCCAGTGATGAAGATGAATGGAGCTGGGAAGGACTGAAAGGCGTTATGAAAATGTGGTTTGAAATATCCAAGGTAGAATTGCCGGCTATTCCTGTAAGAGACATAATGATCCCACACCCAACAACAGTATTCAGTAAAACATCAGTTGTAGAATCTGCTAGGATCATGAGGCGTAATGACTTTGGACAGCTGCCAGTGGTAGATTCCAAAGACGTCCTTATTGGTATGCTGTACGATACAGACATCATATCTGAATTGGTGCAATAA
- a CDS encoding universal stress protein encodes MSQFTKILIPTDGSENTLPAITTGLALAKQMNAEVTALYVVDQTAFVNFSMDSTIVSIFSLLEKEGKAAVSYIESEGEKLGVKVTSKILEGSPSKKIIEEAKENDLIVMGTLGRSGISKLLLGSVAERVVRYSPCPVLIIRSPQEKEDADDKN; translated from the coding sequence ATGAGTCAATTTACTAAGATACTTATACCTACGGATGGAAGCGAGAACACGCTACCAGCAATTACAACTGGTTTGGCATTAGCTAAACAGATGAATGCAGAAGTGACGGCATTGTATGTCGTAGATCAGACAGCATTCGTTAACTTCTCAATGGATTCTACGATCGTAAGCATATTTTCTCTTCTTGAAAAAGAAGGAAAAGCTGCAGTCAGTTATATCGAATCTGAAGGAGAAAAACTTGGAGTCAAAGTAACATCAAAGATTCTGGAAGGTTCTCCATCTAAGAAAATCATTGAAGAAGCAAAAGAAAACGATTTGATTGTGATGGGGACGCTCGGTCGCAGCGGAATCTCCAAATTACTCTTAGGCAGTGTTGCAGAGCGCGTAGTAAGGTACTCTCCATGCCCAGTTCTCATCATACGTTCACCACAAGAGAAGGAGGATGCTGATGACAAAAATTAA
- a CDS encoding amidohydrolase family protein, protein MNCASGRIYTEDGFVEGHICFENGIVTEVCEGPSEDADVKGLIIPAFTNAHTHVADYIVPVDLSLSLEDLVAPPNGFKYQMLNKTPESVLRCGIEKVSEYMFKRGVTSFIDFREGSISGAKILSHLTWAQPVIMGKPVTFDAEELSVLLDVSDGVGPSSISDWKYEDLMNLSKLARSKGKLFGIHCSERIREDIGAVLDLKPSFLVHMTKATKEDLKACADENVPIVACPRSNMFFGSEPPLKEMLDQGVSVALGTDNAMICMPDILCEAEFAGRLLRRQGVSDLDEVVRMITCNGRKIINHKQKIWIKPRDLCNFVVIEDKGGDPITDLVLRNAGTSPLLVCLDNKVWRGG, encoded by the coding sequence ATGAATTGCGCCTCCGGCAGGATCTACACAGAAGATGGTTTCGTTGAGGGTCACATATGTTTTGAGAATGGAATAGTGACTGAAGTGTGCGAAGGACCGTCTGAGGATGCAGATGTCAAGGGGCTGATCATTCCAGCATTTACAAATGCTCACACCCATGTTGCAGATTATATCGTGCCGGTGGATCTAAGTCTTTCTTTAGAAGATCTCGTTGCTCCGCCGAACGGGTTCAAGTATCAAATGTTAAATAAGACGCCAGAAAGTGTGCTCAGATGTGGAATTGAGAAAGTTTCTGAATATATGTTTAAACGCGGCGTAACCTCATTCATAGATTTTAGGGAAGGGAGCATCTCTGGAGCCAAGATTCTTTCTCATTTGACATGGGCGCAGCCAGTTATTATGGGAAAACCGGTAACATTCGATGCAGAGGAACTATCAGTTCTACTGGATGTATCGGATGGAGTAGGACCTTCTTCCATATCGGATTGGAAATATGAAGATTTGATGAATCTGTCAAAGCTCGCCAGGTCCAAAGGAAAGTTGTTTGGTATACATTGTTCAGAACGTATAAGAGAAGACATCGGTGCTGTGTTGGACCTAAAACCATCATTTTTGGTTCATATGACTAAGGCAACTAAAGAAGATCTAAAAGCCTGCGCAGATGAAAATGTTCCGATCGTAGCCTGCCCTCGTTCGAACATGTTCTTTGGTTCTGAACCGCCATTAAAGGAAATGCTGGATCAGGGCGTATCTGTAGCTTTGGGGACAGATAATGCTATGATCTGCATGCCTGACATTCTGTGTGAAGCAGAATTTGCCGGCAGGCTTTTAAGAAGGCAGGGAGTTTCTGATCTGGATGAAGTAGTCAGAATGATTACTTGTAATGGGCGAAAAATTATAAATCATAAGCAGAAGATATGGATAAAACCGAGAGATCTGTGCAATTTCGTGGTAATTGAAGATAAAGGTGGAGATCCCATTACAGATTTAGTGCTGAGAAATGCCGGTACTTCACCATTACTGGTTTGCCTAGATAATAAAGTTTGGAGAGGTGGATGA
- a CDS encoding 4Fe-4S binding protein encodes MVVKINTDDCVLCGACEDACPQSAIKVTDTIVVDTDACVDCGTCVDECPNGAISE; translated from the coding sequence ATGGTAGTAAAGATAAACACTGATGATTGCGTATTGTGTGGAGCTTGTGAAGATGCATGCCCTCAGTCAGCTATTAAGGTGACTGATACTATTGTAGTAGACACAGATGCCTGTGTAGACTGCGGAACATGCGTTGATGAGTGTCCCAACGGTGCTATATCTGAATAA